From Jeotgalibaca dankookensis, one genomic window encodes:
- a CDS encoding purine-nucleoside phosphorylase produces MTITIEKLTQSTDFLKEKGFENPEIGLILGSGLGDLADEIKDAIAVPYEEIPNFPVSTVSGHKGQLVYGTLEGKKVIAMQGRFHYYEGYHMQEVTMPVRVMKMLGVHTLGLTNAAGGVNMGFTPGDLMLITDHINFTGQNPLIGINYDEIGPRFPDMSETYSKEYQELIKKTANEMDVTLKEGIYMGYTGPTYETPAEIEMSRTLGADAVGMSTVPEAIIGRHAGLNIFGISCITNLAAGMQSNLNHEEVVEVTTQVNKTFKLLIKKILKAI; encoded by the coding sequence ATGACAATTACAATTGAAAAACTGACACAATCAACTGATTTTTTAAAGGAAAAAGGCTTTGAAAATCCTGAAATCGGCCTTATATTAGGTTCCGGATTAGGTGATTTAGCTGATGAAATTAAAGATGCAATCGCTGTTCCATACGAAGAAATTCCTAACTTTCCAGTATCAACTGTTAGTGGACATAAAGGACAGCTTGTTTATGGCACGCTAGAAGGTAAAAAAGTTATTGCTATGCAAGGTCGTTTCCATTATTACGAAGGTTATCATATGCAAGAAGTAACTATGCCTGTACGTGTTATGAAGATGTTAGGTGTTCACACCTTAGGTTTGACTAACGCCGCTGGTGGGGTAAATATGGGCTTTACACCAGGAGATTTAATGCTAATTACTGATCATATCAATTTTACGGGTCAAAACCCCCTAATTGGAATTAATTATGATGAGATTGGTCCGCGTTTTCCTGATATGAGTGAAACTTACAGTAAAGAATATCAAGAACTAATTAAAAAAACAGCAAATGAAATGGACGTTACCTTAAAAGAAGGTATTTATATGGGGTATACAGGGCCTACTTATGAAACACCGGCTGAAATAGAAATGTCACGTACGCTTGGAGCAGATGCCGTCGGTATGTCAACCGTTCCAGAAGCCATTATTGGTCGACATGCTGGATTAAATATTTTTGGTATTTCATGTATTACAAACTTAGCAGCGGGAATGCAGTCTAACTTAAACCACGAAGAGGTTGTGGAAGTAACCACACAGGTTAATAAAACGTTTAAATTACTTATTAAAAAAATTCTGAAAGCTATATAG
- a CDS encoding GNAT family N-acetyltransferase, whose translation MLISYNQSYEKIAMGLLSYIEDFKSVERLREAMDNYIQSEDRTLYLWKDGETENIVGIVGVEHSDVVVLVRHIAINPSFRQEGVVYQILDKLQTRFPDLAINGTLETVPLITKWAQKNNQLDNTVCE comes from the coding sequence GTGCTTATTTCTTATAATCAAAGCTATGAAAAAATTGCAATGGGACTATTGTCCTATATTGAAGATTTTAAATCTGTTGAGCGTTTACGCGAAGCAATGGATAATTATATACAATCAGAAGATCGTACTCTATATTTGTGGAAAGACGGAGAAACCGAGAATATCGTCGGTATTGTTGGTGTTGAACACAGTGATGTAGTCGTTTTAGTTCGACATATAGCAATTAATCCTTCTTTTCGTCAAGAAGGAGTCGTTTACCAAATCTTGGATAAATTACAAACTAGATTTCCTGATTTAGCAATCAATGGTACCTTAGAAACGGTACCATTGATTACTAAATGGGCTCAAAAAAATAACCAACTCGATAATACGGTGTGTGAATAA
- a CDS encoding segregation and condensation protein A, translating to MLEKPDTLTIKLEAFEGPLDLLLHLIKELKVDILDIPMIEITEQYLQYLHAMQELSLDIAGDYLLMAATLVEIKSRMLLPKKTMLIDEEFYEDGQDPREELIRQLVEYKRIQEAAKVLKEMENERGDYFTKLPAELENFRHAIPLNPGEVTKEDLLVALQRMYVRLQKRAPLQVEMDKEVFSVEETMDDIMEEFNQKFEENQLQIPFTHFFEKNASKKAIVNTFLAMLELVNQKKIWFRQEVLYGEIFLERLLGSVL from the coding sequence ATGCTAGAAAAGCCAGATACATTAACAATCAAGCTTGAAGCCTTCGAGGGACCCTTAGATTTACTACTTCATCTGATCAAAGAGCTGAAAGTAGATATTTTAGATATTCCTATGATAGAAATTACCGAACAGTATCTCCAATATCTTCATGCGATGCAAGAGTTAAGTCTTGATATTGCTGGAGATTATTTGTTGATGGCTGCTACTTTAGTAGAAATCAAAAGTCGAATGCTTTTACCAAAAAAAACAATGTTAATAGATGAAGAATTTTATGAAGATGGACAAGATCCACGCGAAGAATTAATTCGACAGTTGGTTGAATATAAACGTATACAAGAAGCAGCGAAAGTATTAAAAGAAATGGAAAATGAGCGTGGCGATTACTTCACCAAGTTGCCAGCAGAGTTAGAAAATTTTCGTCATGCTATCCCGCTCAATCCTGGGGAAGTGACAAAAGAAGATTTATTGGTTGCTTTACAAAGAATGTACGTGCGCTTACAAAAAAGAGCACCTTTACAAGTAGAAATGGATAAAGAAGTATTCTCAGTTGAGGAAACGATGGATGACATTATGGAAGAGTTCAATCAAAAGTTCGAAGAAAATCAACTTCAAATTCCCTTTACTCATTTTTTTGAAAAAAATGCTTCAAAAAAAGCAATTGTCAATACCTTTTTAGCTATGTTGGAATTAGTTAACCAAAAGAAAATTTGGTTTAGACAAGAGGTTCTTTATGGAGAAATCTTTTTAGAACGATTACTTGGGAGTGTTTTATAA
- the scpB gene encoding SMC-Scp complex subunit ScpB: protein MEKIAALESLLFVTGDEGISLEELASLLNITSLKAHKLVASLRQRYDSDNSSGLTIIEARNRYQMATKRQYSEIIRKYAVSPFMSQLSQAALETLAIVAYRQPVTRIDIDDIRGVQSSSLLQRLMLRGLVKELGRAETPGRPILYGTSDYFMNYFGLKDINELPDAEALFDLQESDIFDLFMQEEVTKNEEQ, encoded by the coding sequence ATGGAAAAAATAGCTGCACTGGAAAGCCTCTTATTTGTTACGGGCGATGAAGGCATTAGTCTAGAAGAACTTGCAAGCCTACTAAATATTACAAGTTTAAAAGCTCATAAGTTAGTGGCAAGCCTTAGGCAACGCTATGATAGCGACAACAGCTCTGGCCTAACTATTATCGAAGCTAGAAATCGCTATCAAATGGCTACTAAGCGGCAATATTCAGAAATCATTCGTAAATATGCCGTGTCACCTTTTATGTCTCAATTATCTCAAGCTGCTTTAGAAACATTGGCAATTGTTGCGTATCGACAACCTGTCACAAGAATTGACATAGATGATATCCGTGGTGTTCAATCTTCTAGTCTACTCCAACGTTTAATGTTAAGAGGATTAGTTAAAGAGCTCGGGCGAGCAGAAACGCCTGGTAGACCTATCCTTTACGGGACGTCTGACTACTTTATGAATTACTTTGGATTAAAAGATATCAATGAATTACCTGATGCAGAGGCTTTGTTCGACTTGCAAGAATCTGACATTTTTGATTTATTTATGCAAGAAGAAGTAACAAAAAATGAAGAACAGTAA
- a CDS encoding pseudouridine synthase, which produces MERLQKVIAHAGIASRRKAEELIEQGRVTVNGKLVTELGVKVSSRDKVEVDGLPIYREEPVYYLFYKPKNTLSAVSDEFDRTVVNDYFPNVKERIYPIGRLDFDTTGLLLMTNDGEFANLLMHPRYHVEKTYVAKVNAIPTRENLLKLERGVIIDGKKTSKAKARLISQNTKKNSAVVELTIHEGWNHQVKKMFESINCPVVKLKREKFAFLTLDNLQPGMSRPLKTFEVDKLKNLAKQSIDK; this is translated from the coding sequence ATGGAACGTCTACAAAAGGTGATTGCGCACGCAGGAATTGCATCACGAAGAAAAGCCGAAGAATTAATTGAACAAGGGCGCGTAACAGTTAATGGGAAATTAGTAACAGAATTAGGTGTCAAAGTGTCATCTCGTGACAAAGTTGAGGTAGATGGACTACCAATTTATCGTGAAGAACCAGTTTATTATCTATTTTATAAACCAAAAAATACTCTTTCAGCAGTTTCTGATGAATTTGATCGGACAGTTGTAAATGATTATTTCCCCAATGTAAAAGAGCGTATTTATCCTATTGGAAGGTTGGATTTCGATACTACCGGTTTATTGTTGATGACAAATGATGGAGAATTTGCCAACTTATTAATGCATCCACGCTATCATGTTGAAAAAACTTATGTTGCAAAGGTGAATGCTATTCCAACCCGTGAAAACTTATTAAAGTTAGAACGAGGCGTTATAATTGATGGCAAAAAGACTTCTAAAGCAAAAGCACGGTTAATTTCGCAAAATACCAAAAAAAATTCAGCAGTTGTTGAGTTGACCATACACGAAGGATGGAACCATCAAGTGAAAAAAATGTTTGAAAGTATTAATTGCCCGGTTGTTAAATTGAAACGTGAAAAATTTGCTTTTTTAACATTAGATAATCTCCAACCTGGTATGTCACGGCCGCTAAAAACTTTTGAAGTTGATAAATTAAAAAATTTAGCCAAGCAAAGTATTGATAAATAA
- a CDS encoding response regulator transcription factor: protein MSSKTTILIVDDEERIRKLLNLYLVKEGYRTEEASDGTSAIQMMESKNYDLVLLDIMLPGMDGLEVIKEIRKTKDTPIIMISARGEENHRVEGFQSGADDYIVKPFSPREVMLRVSALLKRTKVEEKQVEIIKYSQLEIYPESRLVLVTSQPVTLTPKEFDLILFLSRNPEQIFTREMLLKEVWCYDFFGDLRTVDTHVKRLREKLQKNSVLAAKMIVTVWGKGYKFSPIEGE from the coding sequence ATGAGCTCAAAAACAACCATATTAATAGTGGACGATGAAGAGCGAATCAGAAAGCTTCTTAATCTTTACTTAGTTAAAGAAGGCTATCGGACTGAAGAAGCTTCAGATGGGACTTCTGCTATTCAGATGATGGAGAGCAAAAATTATGACTTAGTCTTATTGGATATTATGTTACCGGGTATGGACGGATTAGAAGTCATTAAAGAAATCAGAAAAACCAAGGACACGCCTATCATCATGATATCAGCACGAGGTGAGGAGAACCATCGAGTAGAGGGATTTCAATCCGGTGCAGATGATTATATTGTTAAACCCTTCAGTCCAAGAGAAGTAATGTTGCGTGTAAGTGCGCTTTTAAAACGAACCAAAGTAGAAGAAAAACAAGTAGAAATTATTAAATATTCACAGCTAGAAATTTATCCAGAATCTCGGCTCGTTTTAGTTACAAGCCAACCGGTAACATTAACCCCGAAAGAATTCGACTTAATTTTATTTTTATCTCGGAATCCCGAACAAATTTTTACACGTGAAATGTTATTAAAAGAGGTTTGGTGTTACGATTTTTTTGGAGATTTACGTACGGTTGATACACACGTAAAAAGATTAAGAGAAAAACTGCAAAAAAATTCTGTCTTAGCTGCAAAAATGATTGTAACGGTATGGGGAAAAGGTTACAAATTTTCACCAATTGAAGGGGAGTAA
- a CDS encoding ATP-binding protein, whose protein sequence is MKRKDKILQNRIFLVLIIFFVLFLFNYMNKKNFQETVESDSFKTVECSMRYAEKYLMSLNNAEQEGQIIFQPDVSVILVSKGNTFELNKLVTDQEHSRYVQTEFLSIGKGKDLLNIPQTKANQYALKDDNHQLRTFIALSSKVGDDVLIVSKNVSHYKTFIKNSELLFLGLLIASIIMITIYTIHQRRYFYSPIEELTDLAYEYSENNFSHHKETTSNDMIGHLETAINKLGKVLETNSLMNKRERELMTHIYDSLDIGIIYVTKENIVFPFNVEGKDYYTAFIKSDDQEKRIKDSYRKLIHEAIVNKKNSHMEVQQNHLIYDLEFSPVASLTGVVIFIKDITSAKQLLSIREDLITNVSHDLRTPLATIQGYSEAIKDDIAETIQEKNEMAQIIHEEASQMNHMITRLLEVSSIKAGESTVNKKPVHLAEFFNGVMHRFSQTLKSEGIQCELEIAYNISYFSMDADKMHRVFYNLIDNAIKYAADPRTRESRFIKITVNFDGLIDELFVTVSDNGIGISKESIPYIFERFYKDDKARTKPKTNGSGIGLSIVENIIKEHSGTISVKSLPDVGTCFMIRLPLLDDTIE, encoded by the coding sequence ATGAAGAGAAAAGATAAAATCCTTCAAAACAGAATTTTTTTAGTTCTAATTATTTTTTTCGTGTTATTTCTTTTTAATTATATGAATAAAAAAAATTTCCAAGAAACAGTGGAGTCAGATTCATTTAAAACAGTTGAATGTTCGATGCGATATGCTGAAAAATATCTGATGTCTCTTAACAATGCAGAACAAGAAGGGCAAATTATTTTTCAACCAGATGTGAGCGTTATTTTAGTCTCAAAAGGAAACACGTTTGAATTAAACAAATTAGTAACTGATCAAGAACATTCGCGCTATGTTCAAACAGAGTTTTTGTCTATAGGCAAGGGAAAAGATTTGCTGAATATACCGCAAACAAAAGCAAACCAGTACGCCTTAAAGGATGATAATCATCAGTTGCGAACATTCATAGCCCTCTCAAGTAAAGTCGGTGATGATGTTTTAATCGTATCTAAAAATGTGTCTCATTATAAAACCTTTATAAAAAATAGCGAATTACTATTTTTAGGACTATTAATCGCTTCTATTATTATGATTACAATTTATACGATTCACCAAAGACGTTATTTCTATTCGCCAATAGAGGAGCTAACAGACTTAGCTTATGAATATTCGGAAAATAACTTTAGTCATCATAAAGAAACTACCTCAAATGATATGATTGGCCATTTGGAAACAGCAATCAATAAGCTAGGTAAGGTACTTGAAACAAATAGTCTGATGAATAAAAGAGAACGCGAATTAATGACGCATATTTATGACTCACTTGACATTGGAATCATCTATGTAACCAAAGAAAATATTGTTTTCCCCTTTAATGTAGAAGGGAAAGACTATTATACCGCTTTCATAAAGAGTGACGATCAAGAAAAAAGAATAAAAGATTCTTATCGCAAACTCATCCATGAAGCCATTGTTAATAAAAAGAATAGTCATATGGAAGTTCAACAAAATCATCTGATTTATGATTTAGAATTTTCTCCCGTAGCCTCGCTAACAGGAGTTGTTATTTTCATTAAAGACATAACAAGCGCCAAACAATTGCTATCTATTCGTGAAGATTTAATCACAAATGTTTCACACGATTTGCGAACGCCATTGGCAACTATCCAGGGTTACAGTGAAGCCATAAAAGATGATATCGCGGAAACCATTCAAGAAAAAAATGAAATGGCTCAGATTATCCACGAGGAAGCGAGTCAAATGAATCATATGATCACCCGTTTATTGGAAGTGTCGTCTATTAAGGCGGGAGAATCTACTGTGAACAAAAAACCCGTTCACTTAGCGGAATTTTTTAATGGTGTCATGCATCGTTTTTCACAAACCCTTAAAAGCGAAGGAATCCAGTGTGAACTCGAGATTGCCTATAACATTAGCTATTTTTCAATGGACGCTGATAAAATGCATCGTGTTTTTTATAATTTAATTGATAATGCCATTAAGTATGCGGCTGATCCTCGTACACGAGAATCGCGGTTTATTAAAATAACCGTTAACTTCGATGGATTAATCGATGAACTATTCGTTACTGTCTCTGATAATGGAATTGGTATCAGCAAAGAAAGTATTCCGTATATTTTCGAACGTTTTTATAAGGATGATAAAGCAAGAACGAAACCGAAAACAAATGGCTCAGGAATCGGGCTTTCAATTGTTGAAAATATTATCAAAGAACATAGTGGAACAATAAGCGTTAAAAGTCTCCCCGATGTAGGAACTTGTTTCATGATACGCTTACCACTTTTGGACGATACCATAGAATAA
- a CDS encoding ECF transporter S component, which yields MLKGKTHRIVGISLFGALAYILMLFAFPVIPAFSYLKVDFSDVSLLISFLIYGPVGGFMSTLIRTILHYIQTGGDMGYPIGDMASLLASVSYCLPVYLIVKRAKTKTGLITALFVGTLTMTIVLTIANWFIITPLYLYILNFSVGNLRDYIVIGVVPFNIIKGLIISAAILIILPKLKPWLVKQYKFMAIK from the coding sequence ATGTTAAAAGGCAAGACACACAGGATTGTTGGGATTTCACTATTTGGAGCGCTCGCATATATTTTAATGCTGTTTGCATTTCCAGTAATCCCTGCTTTCTCTTATTTAAAAGTAGACTTTAGTGATGTTTCACTACTTATTTCCTTTTTAATTTACGGGCCAGTTGGTGGATTTATGTCGACATTAATTCGGACCATTTTGCACTACATCCAAACGGGTGGGGATATGGGGTATCCGATAGGAGACATGGCAAGTTTGCTCGCATCCGTTTCATATTGTTTACCTGTTTATCTGATAGTGAAACGAGCTAAAACAAAGACCGGCTTGATTACTGCTCTATTTGTGGGTACTTTAACTATGACCATTGTTTTAACTATTGCCAATTGGTTTATTATTACGCCTCTTTATTTGTATATTTTAAATTTTAGTGTTGGAAATTTGAGAGATTACATTGTAATAGGGGTCGTACCCTTTAATATTATTAAAGGGCTCATTATAAGTGCTGCCATTTTAATTATATTACCGAAATTGAAACCTTGGCTTGTTAAACAATATAAGTTCATGGCAATAAAATAG
- a CDS encoding IS30 family transposase — translation MSYTHFTIAERSKIETLRDLGFSIRRIARILGRAPSSVSRELNRNPYYQCDQAQERYKQKKANCGAKSKLTSEIKEKVQEKLTLTWSPEQIVGRLFQGKISFKTIYRWLYYGLLQVPLSVLRQKGKRQKPKETRGRFNIGTSISKRPKDVKKRTTFGHWELDTVVSGRGQAKGCVATFLERKSRWYLAIKIPNRSASSMEGAIRKLTTLFPETAFQSFTTDRGKEFSCYPVIEEDLSIPVYFADPYSSWQRGSNENSNGLLREFFPKRTNFDHVEQEELQKALYLINNRPRKCLGYRTPHEVFMEEVLHLI, via the coding sequence ATGAGCTACACTCATTTTACCATAGCCGAACGCTCAAAAATAGAAACGCTTCGTGATCTAGGTTTTTCGATCCGCCGGATCGCTCGAATCCTTGGTCGTGCCCCTTCTTCTGTTTCACGGGAACTGAACAGGAACCCATATTATCAGTGTGATCAGGCACAGGAACGCTATAAACAAAAGAAAGCGAACTGTGGAGCAAAATCAAAGTTGACTTCTGAAATCAAAGAAAAGGTTCAGGAAAAACTAACTCTTACCTGGTCTCCAGAACAAATTGTAGGCCGGCTATTTCAAGGGAAAATTTCTTTCAAAACAATCTATCGCTGGCTCTATTACGGTCTCTTACAAGTTCCATTGTCCGTTCTGAGACAAAAAGGCAAACGACAGAAACCAAAAGAAACCAGAGGAAGATTCAATATCGGAACCTCTATTTCAAAACGACCAAAAGACGTCAAGAAGCGAACGACCTTCGGTCACTGGGAGCTGGACACCGTCGTATCAGGACGCGGACAGGCAAAAGGTTGCGTTGCTACTTTCCTAGAGAGGAAAAGCCGCTGGTACCTCGCCATCAAAATACCCAACCGTTCCGCTTCCTCAATGGAAGGGGCTATACGAAAACTGACTACGCTTTTTCCTGAAACTGCCTTCCAAAGTTTTACGACAGACAGAGGAAAGGAATTCAGCTGTTATCCTGTCATTGAAGAAGACTTAAGCATCCCTGTTTATTTCGCAGATCCTTATTCTTCTTGGCAACGAGGAAGCAATGAAAACAGTAATGGACTCCTGAGGGAGTTCTTTCCGAAGAGAACCAACTTTGATCATGTGGAACAGGAAGAACTTCAAAAAGCTTTGTACCTGATTAATAATAGACCAAGAAAATGTCTTGGCTACCGAACGCCTCACGAGGTCTTTATGGAAGAGGTGTTGCACTTAATTTGA
- a CDS encoding ferredoxin, translated as MYYTKIDRERCIACGLCQLIAPDIYEYDENGIAYTKKDNNTGTYPLAKEDTLPFKKAYRSCPTGAIMRSDTPFS; from the coding sequence ATGTATTATACCAAAATAGATCGTGAACGGTGCATCGCTTGTGGGCTATGCCAACTTATTGCACCAGATATTTATGAATATGATGAGAATGGGATTGCTTATACAAAAAAAGACAATAATACAGGCACATATCCCTTAGCTAAAGAAGACACACTGCCTTTTAAAAAAGCTTATAGGAGTTGTCCTACCGGGGCAATTATGCGTTCAGACACACCATTTAGTTGA
- a CDS encoding helix-turn-helix domain-containing protein: MELTYIDYLFLDLFSIDESRKPNTLYHVLNGKRTVSVLLQTMKMDLTAFFHLFPKLTLTDFESHIKEFQKRKLVTENYCLTQKGLEAKRIFFRTHRQVVEKQRLKYARVLPQFISRTLFLTQVLSELRYQNKNYLPIQARASEQLWIKSFLDKNRLGKDEIGKQFGIEWLEIIKKSQIKQPPLFLEQLEGHDKSRKTWRQIAIDNHLDESELYVYFQEDWLKIITCIEDNELFFPLFTAILKELTHKAGLCSTSAQETYQLWVQGRSALDIVRERRLKPSTINDHFTEIALFYRDFPFEQFLTVEQIQFVEHRPSPNSNLTHEMIKERFPDIPFFQSRLMQVKGDSIKWRKQI, from the coding sequence TTGGAACTAACATATATAGATTATCTTTTTTTAGATTTATTTTCAATAGACGAATCTCGAAAACCTAACACACTCTATCATGTGTTAAACGGAAAACGAACCGTATCGGTCCTCCTTCAAACGATGAAGATGGATTTGACAGCTTTTTTCCATTTATTCCCCAAGTTAACATTAACAGATTTTGAAAGTCATATTAAAGAGTTTCAAAAAAGAAAATTAGTGACCGAAAACTATTGTTTAACTCAAAAAGGCTTGGAAGCTAAAAGAATTTTTTTTAGAACACATCGGCAAGTGGTAGAGAAGCAAAGATTAAAATATGCAAGGGTACTTCCTCAATTTATTTCTCGAACTCTCTTTTTAACACAAGTATTATCCGAGTTAAGGTATCAAAATAAAAATTATTTACCAATCCAAGCTCGTGCATCAGAACAGTTGTGGATAAAATCTTTTTTAGACAAAAATCGTTTGGGAAAAGATGAAATTGGGAAGCAGTTTGGTATTGAATGGCTTGAAATTATAAAAAAATCGCAAATAAAGCAGCCACCTTTATTTTTAGAACAATTAGAAGGGCATGATAAATCTAGAAAAACATGGCGACAAATAGCGATAGATAATCATCTAGACGAAAGCGAATTATATGTTTACTTTCAAGAAGATTGGTTGAAGATTATTACTTGTATTGAGGATAATGAGCTTTTTTTTCCTCTATTTACAGCTATTTTAAAGGAACTAACGCATAAAGCAGGCTTGTGTTCAACTAGCGCCCAAGAAACCTATCAGCTTTGGGTTCAAGGTCGCTCTGCGCTGGATATTGTTAGAGAAAGACGATTAAAACCTAGTACCATTAATGATCATTTTACAGAAATTGCGCTCTTCTACAGAGATTTTCCTTTTGAACAATTTTTGACAGTTGAGCAAATACAATTTGTCGAACACAGACCTTCCCCAAATAGTAATTTGACGCATGAAATGATTAAGGAGCGCTTCCCCGACATACCTTTTTTTCAAAGCCGTTTGATGCAAGTGAAAGGAGATTCAATTAAATGGAGGAAACAGATTTAA
- a CDS encoding RecQ family ATP-dependent DNA helicase, translating into MEETDLIKNLKEWFNFDRFRAGQKESIETILNGENTLAILPTGTGKSLIYEYCGYVTEGLVLIVSPLLSLMDNQVLQLNQAGEKRAAALNSMLNLEERRLIEKRLDYYKFLFVSPEMLQSKWLVQRLSRLKIALFVVDEAHCISQWGLDFRPDYLYLGKIREELNNPLTLALTATAPQEVIDDILKTLNLDPTDTAVYQSNPNRENIYYDFREIEDNDKDTELLQLINDFPNPGIIYFSSKVKAERICQLLRENTEQAVDTYHADRSIEDRKIIQRQFLNGELDIICATTAFGMGINKKNIRFIIHYHIPNSIEEYLQETGRAGRDGLQSIAVLLYSKSDAVFKFKKMKETQLNDNIITMNDKNESLEPWGLSDSDLAMLQVIKARHLSKEQAKSLINQRLEKRISKFVAMGQLATQNRCKREMMSIYFNQKNDPVQIWCCSFCQSDIQSLVEEMQLISQPKKIQINYEKKWDQVIKELFIL; encoded by the coding sequence ATGGAGGAAACAGATTTAATAAAAAATCTAAAAGAGTGGTTTAACTTTGATCGTTTTCGAGCTGGACAAAAAGAATCAATCGAAACCATTTTAAATGGTGAAAATACGTTAGCTATTCTTCCGACTGGAACAGGTAAGTCGCTTATATATGAATATTGTGGTTATGTCACTGAGGGACTTGTCCTTATTGTCTCACCTCTCCTATCACTAATGGACAACCAGGTTCTCCAACTAAATCAAGCAGGTGAAAAGCGAGCAGCCGCTTTAAATAGTATGCTAAACCTTGAAGAGCGGCGGTTAATTGAAAAACGTCTTGACTACTATAAATTTTTATTTGTATCCCCAGAAATGTTGCAGTCTAAATGGTTGGTTCAGCGTTTAAGTCGCCTTAAAATCGCTTTATTTGTTGTAGATGAAGCTCACTGTATTTCGCAATGGGGACTCGATTTTAGACCGGATTATCTCTATTTAGGTAAAATTAGAGAAGAACTAAATAATCCTTTGACACTCGCTCTAACGGCAACAGCACCCCAAGAAGTTATTGACGATATTTTAAAAACACTAAATTTAGACCCTACCGATACTGCCGTTTACCAATCAAATCCAAATCGGGAAAATATTTATTATGATTTCCGAGAAATAGAAGACAACGATAAGGATACTGAATTGTTACAACTAATAAATGATTTTCCAAATCCTGGTATCATTTATTTTTCCAGTAAGGTAAAGGCTGAACGAATATGTCAATTATTGAGAGAGAATACGGAGCAAGCAGTTGATACTTACCATGCTGATCGTTCAATAGAAGATCGAAAAATTATTCAAAGACAATTTCTAAATGGAGAATTAGATATTATTTGTGCAACTACTGCCTTTGGTATGGGAATTAATAAAAAGAACATTCGTTTTATTATTCATTATCATATCCCAAATTCTATAGAAGAATATTTACAAGAAACTGGTCGAGCTGGTAGAGATGGCTTGCAGAGTATTGCGGTACTTCTTTATTCTAAATCAGATGCGGTATTTAAATTTAAAAAAATGAAAGAAACACAATTAAACGATAATATTATCACGATGAACGATAAGAATGAATCACTTGAACCGTGGGGGCTATCTGATTCCGATCTAGCGATGCTCCAAGTCATTAAAGCGCGGCATTTAAGCAAAGAACAAGCAAAAAGCCTGATTAACCAACGCCTAGAAAAAAGAATCAGTAAATTTGTAGCTATGGGACAATTAGCCACGCAGAATAGGTGTAAACGAGAAATGATGTCTATTTATTTTAATCAAAAGAATGATCCGGTGCAAATATGGTGTTGCTCATTTTGCCAATCAGATATACAATCATTGGTGGAAGAAATGCAATTGATTTCACAACCGAAAAAAATTCAAAT